The Chelmon rostratus isolate fCheRos1 chromosome 9, fCheRos1.pri, whole genome shotgun sequence sequence AGTGTATTGTGGGAGGACTGGGGTGGGTGGCTGTGCAGGGGATTGGGAGCTGCGTTATAAGACTACGCTACATGACTTCAGCTCACATGTAAAGTACCAGCGTAATGTTTCCTCACCTTCCCCTCAGACTAAGTGGTTTCTGTTTCAGcccggtctctctctctctctctctctctctctctctctctctgtgtgtgtgtgtgtgtgtgtacatatactgtatgcactTCAAAACTAATCAGGAAAGCCAGTGTGGTGGAACCCAGACATCTTGTTTATCCTGCGAGATTTACCCGCACTTCACCTTCACagccacacacccacacccacacacacacacacacacacacacacacacacacacacacagtgaaggtCTTGTGCTTGTCCCAGGTGCAGAGAAATCTGTGAAGCAGCATGTGGCTTGTCCCAGTTCCTCTACAGTAcctgtgtgcctttgtgtgtgtgtgtgtgtgtgtgtgtgtgtgtgtgtgtgattgcgtATTGCGACAAGACTGACCCATTTGAATCTTAATACAGGCGCTCACCAATGCATTCCTGAAACTAGTTCAACATGTAGGCTAGGCTGCGTGCGCCACAAAGCAGAGTGATGGATACTGATGGATGCTGGGGTCAAAGGGCATGCAGGAGCACATCCACGTAAATAAAGCCAAACAGTCGAATGAGGCAAAGTGCTGCTTTATGTGTGGCTTTGAAAGGCAGGGTGAGGTCATGCTGTCAGGAAACACCAAATGTTCAGATGGGGGCCAAGGAGGTGAACAGGCCTGCACGCCGTGCGTCCTCCTTTCCCCAGTTTTGACGGAGGAGGAAGTCAGAGACTCTGTTGAAGTCATTTCAAAGCAGTGCACGTCTAATCTGTGTCCTGACCAAAGCAGGTGTGTGcgagaggggagaaggagagagcaaccagagacagagaggagaggagagagggaaagagcaggagagggagggacagaaagagggtgagacagagaggcagagagtgaaggcgagagagagaggattgtttctttctctggatgccagcaccaccaccagcagcagcatcaccaacaccagcagcagcagcagcagcagcaccagctccGATCTGGACGAGAGGTGACCGGGGCTCAGGGTGAAGGAGTGcgggcgtgtgtgtgcgtgtgtgtgtgtgcgaggtgCGCCTGGCGGAGAGACTGCAGGAGCGGCTCAACTTGCTCCCTCTCTGCGCCGCTCTGCCCTCCGTGCCGCCGcgtcctcctccttcctctccccggGACACAGACATCTGGCGTGGTGACATGTGAAGAGGCTTGAAGTATGGCATGCAAAGATGGTTTCTGCCAAGAAGAAGGAGACGGTGACAGCGATGCGCCCCGCTTTTGTTCGGACCCTCTTCTACTTTTTCTGTTTGGCGACTTGGTGAGTCCCACAGTGTctctgtccgtggtgctgaaagcTCCCGCTCGCCTCAACTTACGGCACCCTCATGCCTTTTCTTTCCAGTGTAAAGAAAATCTCCGGACAGAcaaagagggatgagaggatCTATCCGGAGAATTTTACTCGCATTTTAGACCGACTTCTGGACGGCTATGACAACAGGCTGCGACCTGGATTCGGGGGTATGTAGGAAATAAATCGGAATTTTGTGCGCCGTCGAGCTTTTTCCCCACATGAAAACTATCAATAGAAACCACAAGCCAGCACTGACAGGTTTTAATCTTACAATTAAAAGAGGCAAGAGACAATTTCaatttattgtacttttttgtgCCATCGGAGGTTAAAACACACCAACAAGCGCAAGAAGGTCGCTGTAAACTCACTGTTAAGCCCCAAATACACACTTTAAGTTAATCAGTTTACCTATAATAATTATATGTCCCCTGAAACACTCTAAATACTCCTAACAAAAAAAACGAATGATgaaatttaaactttaaactttttcATTAGCCTAAAACACACCATAAAATGCAATAACCTCAATGCAAACTCACTATTCGGCGCCAATTACACCCCATAAGTCAGGTTAGTTTTATTTGTAAAGCCTGTgctcaaaaatctgttttaaaggGCTGTGCGATCTAAGATCCTCAAAACTCccctaaagaaaaaaaatcctttaacaGGAGAAAAACTGGAGAAAGCTCGCggagaagcagcagggatgGGAGGCATGCTTCCTCCAGGACGCACAGATGATGCGCACAAGTCACAGTGGCAGCATCGCAGCAGCAGTGTCATGTGTTTGCTTCACCTCTTTGTGTGGGAGACTCGTACTGTGTGTAACATGCTGCTGCACGGTCAAGTGTTTCCCAGCACACGCGATGTGACATCGTGTTTCAGCCTCCATCCTGTAAGCCTGGTGCCGGAgctgtgcaggctgcagagcGGCCTCTAAGCTCGCATGTTTAGGCGAGCGCAGTTACATAATGGCGTGTATGTCGCGGGACAAACGCTTAATGCAGAGTTCATGTGTTAAAAGTACGGATTTGGTGATTCTGCGCATCAAGTCTGGAAACCATGACTCGCTCCTCTAATGGAGACATCTCATTGGTTTGCTGCGCAAAGACAGCCTGTCAACAGAAATGTGCAGATAGCCATGCACGCTGCAGCTTTGCTTATCCCTGCACTTATAAACAGACTTTACAGTCTGCCTCCACGTTCATCCactgagaaattaaaaaaaaaaaaaaaacaggattatgtttttacatcttttcagcttttttgaTTTATCAAAGGTTCTGGATGAGATACACTATTGCATGGGTTGTTCAGAGTTTGATGGGCTGAAGGCCTATGAAGAGCATTTATTGTGTTTACTCAAGTGTGAATAAGACTGGTGTCTCTCTCTGGGAGGCTGAACTGTGACATGGAAGGATTTAACACAGGAAAGcctaaatgctgtttcattgACTCTGCAGGTCCTGTGACTGAGGTCAAGACCGATATTTATGTGACAAGTTTTGGGCCTGTCTCAGATGTTGAAATGGTATGTACCCCCATTTAAACACATGCGTTTGTTGTATTAATGGTGTTAATACTTACAGGCACCTGAAGCTCACACAGCTTTGTTCAAGATGTGGCTGAGATTTCATGCTCAGGCCAGGGGAAGATCCATTCAAGCCAACCCTTGCTGGTTTATATTTGGGTGGAAAACAAGACTTTGCTCTGGATGAATGCAGATAATCATGATGCAATATCATCCCACCTAGCAACCTGCTGACcttacatgttttttctttctttcttaggAGTACACAATGGACGTGTTCTTTCGACAGACGTGGGTGGATCGGAGGTTGATGTACGAGGGCCCAATAGAGATTTTGAGGCTGAACAATTTGATGGTGACTAAAGTGTGGACACCAGACACCTTCTTCAGGAATGGCAAGAAGTCAGTCGCTCACAACATGACAGCGCCCAACAAGCTTTTCCGCATCATGAAGAACGGCACCATTCTGTACACCATGAGGTACTGTAGTGTACTCCATCACCACATACATCACATTACACACCTGATGAATTACGTATATTCAAAGCTAAACCTAGGGGATGGAGTCTTCACAAAATTCATATTctacattttgctttttgtgctaattaaaaaaaaaaactattggagaagaaagaagacagaCTTTGTTTGATTTAAAGCAATCAAGCAGATTTGCTGTGAAATCAAACCCAGCGGCTCACAGTGTCAACAGTGCAGAGCTGTGTGGAGGCAGTGCAGAGGCAGCCAAACTTTCAAATCTTAAATTCAATAAGAACTGCTCAATTGACTTTTTACCGCAAGTGTAAAGTGTTTACCTTCCATCACATCACTGATATACATTCATGTCAGAAGTGTCAGCGCAGTTATTTCACTAGTGCTAGGTTACCACAGTgcatgctaacagttagcaCACTGATGAAATGATAACAGCTATCACAAGCTAGCTTTTCTTCATCAGGTAAGGTATGAGAGGATGGTAGCTCTGGGGTAGCTCACAGCAGACACCTGTCCCTCGTTCTTGCACATACTGttgatgcatgtttgtgtgtatgtctgtcaCAGGTTGACTATTAGTGCCGAGTGTCCCATGAAGCTTGTGGACTTCCCCATGGATGGACACGCGTGTCCCCTCAAGTTTGGAAGCTGtaagtcctgtgtgtgtgtgtgtgtgtatgtgtgcacgcACTAGCTCTCTACACAGCAgatgaagaagaacaacaacCAGATGTTTCCTGATTTGACAGATCAATATCAGCCAGCTGTGCACTGGCAACTAACTGGtagcaaataaatacatatgttGCCCCAAAAACTATTGCTTCACCTCGCAAAAGATATGCAAAAGACACCATCTACAGTGTAAAATGATAGCTAATCATGTTGGCAATATAACATTTTATCAAGGACTAGGCACTAGGTTACCCCTTTGTGAGTGAATCATTATTGGAGTAGCTTTAAACAAATAAAGCCACTGCTGGGAAGACTGGCAAGCTCCACCAGCCTCTGCACTGTATTTTACACTTTGTGGCCCCCGCTGTCATTTCACAGGAGACCCTCTGGATCACTTTACATCACTAAACAAAAGGCATAGCAGTTTGCAAGTAAAACACAGCAGGTCGTTTCAGCagagatttgatttgattttagttTAACAGAATTTCAGTTCTCACTGGAGTCACGCCAATTCAAAGGAGCCGATACAGCGAGAGGGAatcattaaaggaatagttcagcttatttgctttcttgctgagagttataGAAGAAGATTGACACCATGCTCGtatctgtacagtatatatgaagCCACACCcagcagcttagcttagcataaagactggacacaggggaaacagctatcCTGGTTCTGTCAAAAGGTAACAAGATCAGCCCTCCCAGCACCTCTTAACTCACTGATTAACTTGTAAACCAACAAGACTCTCACtgttccacctgtttccagtgtttgtgctaagctaagctaaccagctgctgacagtGGCTTCCTATTTAATGACACAGCAGTGGTATCAATGTTCTCGTCTAAATCTCAGCGAGAAAgcaaatgttgaactgttcctttaaccCTGCTGGACCTCACCTTGTTTTTAGCGGCCAGGATTTCAGGATCGATTTGATTTGAAgatgtatttatatttacaaatgCTACATGTAGTGTCTTTAAATAAAGTTAGGAGTTCAGGGAGGTAAGAAAGTCAAGCCACAAATCTTTCTGTGCCATGGCTTGGtctaaacagtaaaaaaaaaaagcaagaaaaggcTTGATCACATGACTGTTCCCTGCTTGGCGCTGAAATGGATTCTGTGCTGAAAAGGGTGCCGAGGAGCTGAGCACTTTGTGAGAAACAAAGCGACTGAATGCTAAGACTAAATAATGAAGTATTCTTCATTGTGAACAATGAAACCCTGGCTCAGCATCAGTGTTTATATTGGGCCTACTGGTCAGCAGAAATGACTTATCTCAAATAAAGGAGTTTCTCAAATAGAGCAGCTCCGTCTTATCGGAGGAGAGCAGCAATTTGAAGATTACATCTGCaagagaaaggaagggaaaagaCGACGAGTTTGACTTTGCTCTCGCCCGATCTGCCGTCAATTACTCAGTGTGGTGACATTGCAGAGGACAAATTCACATTTCCCAGTTATTGTCatctgtctccccctcctcatcctcctcctttcaccatcctgctctgctgctgctagcCTCCAGTCAGGAGGAAGCGACCATGGATCTGATGTGGCCTGAGGCGAAGGAAAGGTCAGAATCCTTTCCTCTGCCTCAGGATAGCACAGACCTATGCAGCTATTTTCCATAgctggtgtgtgcgtgtgtgtgtgtgtgtgtgtgtgtgctaattttctctctctctctctctgccctgccttcattttttctccatctctcttgctctcttccatctctctctttttctgtttctccatctgGACTTGTGTGCACAGGCATTGCGTTCCACTCCATGACACACCAGAGTCATTTCATTTTGGCAGCACAGTTGGTATCCTGCCGATGTGGAGTCCCATAGGGAGTGGCAGGCACAGACAACTGGCATTTTGTTGTGGCCAATCTCGCCAGGACACATGCAGCAAAACACTGCGAGGAAGCAATATTGGGAAATTAAAGGACCTCTTGTTATTTAAAGGATTCCTAAATCAGACATAAGGGAGAATTTATTCGAACTGTATAGCTTTTCTAGGAGACCCATGTCAGCATGATGCATCAGTGAGAGAAATATGACAGACGGGACCTTTATGAAACTTTGGATCCCACCACATTGCGTTGGCCCTCAATGGATCCGGAGATCTGAAAGAGTGGATGAGATGTTGTCATGTATTTTTCTGAGCAAATATCCGATATAAGCTAATCACCTCAATGACATATGATGAAAGGTCCTCCTCATTTTTCCTGCAGAAGTGTAGATTAATTACTCTGGAGTTTCCCTACCTTTGAATGGAAGCGAGGGGTCTAGCTGCCTCTCAGGGCTGGTAGTCCTAAAAAATTAATTAGTCAGTGGAGAGTTTTTAATATCCTGTGATGCTGCATCAGAGGCTTTTTCTCCTTTGCTGTGAACACAATTCTCAGAGAAACAACGAAGAGCAATGacttaaaaacattcaaatttgGCCAAAGAATCAATTGACTAAGATTTaagtgaaaatgtaaataacttAGACGTTACATTGATAATAGAAAgaatgacaaatattttttcacTCCCTGGTTTATTGCTCTTGAATTTCAGGTGTTAGGTGCAAATAGCCTGAATAAACAGTCGTATCATATAAAAActctgacaaaaaacaaagcagtaaaaAGTCTTGGTCGTAACACTATCAGCACTACTTATGCACGATGTAATTCTAGAGCAGGGCGGGGAACCTTTtgatgatgctactcgcagctgTTTcccaggtttgggtcagtcggTCTGAAGCAGAACTGATTGTTTGCTAAAGTCAGTTtatgaaaagagctgctcacagttgcagagacagaaacttCACTGCATGTATCAGAATGGGAAAATCCTCTGGACATATACACAGTCGAGCAGAGGGAGGCTGTTGTACCTTTGAGCTCgtcgttgctttgcagctcagtgagttCATGCCGCTGGTTGTCAGGAACATCAACTGGTTCCACATTAACCAGCAAATATGATCagttctttttgtttcctcttcatgccctcaaacctctcaccaaatgagttttcacactcagcagcatattcagacatcacagcagcttttgttcttgcatagcaggaaatgcagtgtttcctctttccataGCTTTAATTTGGCTGAAACTTGATTTCTCATTTCAAACTTcacttggtaatgtccaccatgaaggccaaagcacacagacgcttgctgtcactgagtttccacgtcagcttttctcttcacctttatgaattattccagactAACTGacactttgtctgctgttagcagctccgCAGCAGCAACgaggctctccttcacaaagtCTCCTTCTggaggttttagcttcttagctattagctcgctcagcACAAAActggcctgcagaacactgtctctgtctgaatgtggtcttgtgaaagctgcttgtcgGACATCCAAACCCCGAAGACCGTTAACTTGATCCAAGCGCTTTTGTCCTCATAGCTCATCCAGGTTAGCACGTTTCGAGATATAATGATGCACGAGATCTACCTTTTTCATCACACTAACTTTACTTGTGGATATTAGCTTTccttttacataaaaaaaaagtttgtttcacTTCACAGCTAAAATAGCTATGTTAAATCATATGAATATATAcaagcatgtacagtatatggaCAAAGATAGTTTACAGTATACCCCATGCAAACAtagtacatacatacacagaattGCTCCTATACAGCACATCTTTTCTATAGTACAGTACTGTTCATAATGCACAGTAAGTGACTCACACTGAGGTGGCTTTGCTGTCTGCCCACAGATGCCTACCCTAAAACAGAGATGATCTATACATGGACCAAAGGGCCCCAGCATTCAGTCGAGGTCCCTCCTGAGTCCTCCAGCCTTGTTCAGTATGATCTCATTGGCCAGACGGTCTCCAGTGAGACGATTAAATCCATCACAGGTGAGACTCACTCGTCCTTTCAGCTTTTTGATCTATCACCTGAATTTTACTGAGTGCTTCtaagaaaaatgtttgcagGGATTGATGTGACGGACTTGGTTGTTTATTAATTCCTTTTACAAAAGAGTGCAAAATCTGTTCTTTATTTAATGAAAGCAAAGATGTTCAGCTGTCTGAGTGCATTGTGCTATGTCAAAGCTGGAAGATTTGCCAGCTCTACAGTGTGTTTTCCACATGAATGACAGGACAAAAATGCAGCATGGGTGGTAGATACTGGAGGGATTTGGAGCTTTGACTCCAGTCTCTTGAACTCAAACACTGTAAACATCATGAGTTGGGGCATTTCACAGCGCTCACATAAATACTGAAGGATCCTATAAAGATTTTAGCGGCACAAAGTGACAACAGGTGGGACATGTCCATTTGGGTGAGAATGGATGGAGCAACTAAAATATAGAGGAGTGCGAAAAAGTAATCAAATTGAATCAAATGTGACATCTGTCTAAAGCTGCATTACGGAAAATCTGTCAGCCTGCAACTTTAAATTCTTTGTTAATCAAActaatttgtttctgttgatcCTCCAGGTGAATATGTGGTGATGACGGTCTACTTCCACTTGAAACGTAAAATGGGCTACTTCATGATTCAGACGTATATCCCCTGCATAATGACAGTAATCCTCTCCCAAGTGTCCTTCTGGATAAATAAAGAATCAGTCCCGGCACGCACAGTCTTCGGTATGTAGACCTAACACATCGCTCATCCTGCACagactctctgctctctgtttatttacttgATGCCTGCATGCCAGCAGAGCAATCAGAGCTGGAGTGTCTCTCCACTCTGCACAACAAGGTGATGCCACAGTGTGAGGTGAGTATGAGAAATACAGagagttgctgtttttttatctgAAGATTGCCACATGCAATGCAAATTCACTGCTATTAGTTCCAAACTGGCTTGAAATGCAAGATTGAGCAGCTGACAGCATGAGGAAAAATCATTTCGATGTGTCTTCTAAGTAAAGATGCCTTAAGCATACACCAGAAATTTGGGTACA is a genomic window containing:
- the gabra4 gene encoding gamma-aminobutyric acid receptor subunit alpha-4 yields the protein MVSAKKKETVTAMRPAFVRTLFYFFCLATCVKKISGQTKRDERIYPENFTRILDRLLDGYDNRLRPGFGGPVTEVKTDIYVTSFGPVSDVEMEYTMDVFFRQTWVDRRLMYEGPIEILRLNNLMVTKVWTPDTFFRNGKKSVAHNMTAPNKLFRIMKNGTILYTMRLTISAECPMKLVDFPMDGHACPLKFGSYAYPKTEMIYTWTKGPQHSVEVPPESSSLVQYDLIGQTVSSETIKSITGEYVVMTVYFHLKRKMGYFMIQTYIPCIMTVILSQVSFWINKESVPARTVFGITTVLTMTTLSISARHSLPKVSYATAMDWFIAVCFAFVFSALIEFAAVNYFTNAQIERAKKKPAKCPPVPQTTPVKVKDTEEVLQQNPDTNGNLRKRMNYISHQDTRSHQRAQSTTNISGVGRARPLRPLAGGANGSSSTLSRSSPKSESLLSVASSSAQLVKSTPQAAASTPDVMAGTPCKQNTSSSSLQHLLGPKLERIQMMGNKLELKQTPCSQPTTAGMGGTSKIDKYARILFPVSFGAFNMVYWVVYLSKDTMVAKGG